Proteins encoded within one genomic window of Pygocentrus nattereri isolate fPygNat1 chromosome 7, fPygNat1.pri, whole genome shotgun sequence:
- the LOC108438448 gene encoding uncharacterized protein LOC108438448 isoform X1, giving the protein MKSNRLVTIRDFWGTVLLYYLLSPVNHLTVSASECEGGQDVFATVRENSPVGEFVANLTITGDPSASQHNLTLTGENADWFWLEGKTIRLNSSFTRVLDREVHGPILIATLSCYEDGAIQSEHRITVEILNINDNKPEFLQDTIQPIEISELTTVNSIAFTVRATDADGDTLIYGINETSPDASYFRVDLPNSGRIVLNRSLDYETKTQLQLHLYAVEMNTKEHYNTTATITINVTDGDDQYPQFQPCKLLSLSQSICVNPLYTVNITEQDEDVVLDFLPGPILAVDGDEGLRTPLTYTILSGADNGRFVIDSETGEVRLTKRVENRLLTPTLRLHIMAAQRDDPMKYSVATALVRVVAENRFPPQFSRSTYHGFVSESTSPATLVNTYGNELLILEATDRDFTDGFNPKLQYSLTSDSNSSQSYYITQEGLLIAKASQLQPNHKHSLEVLATDQESGDVVKAVVDIEVLQKGVPVPQGPLEEGHPYGSGTVGRTGGVVGVCLILLAIALFVLVYFLKKKRQRQHPANRANVAEGKHPNVSLRWFQLVNHGRAQPQAEEVYYHNEAFSGYDASTSTLHGTQGFYSKAEEESGKEPQPKVSLPSDVLTLTTPTTEDTFPAVKTNGKQMDKPISKSVSFQDFVMVRECESQVDEDRERSDSAGLEDINIDLIGISVDLDGVTVDTEESSAKPESINVGPEKINSVSVFETPDMDLNRNRKDLGIENANSEKPGISDPNAEQEAPEETRQTLRYPDLPEPLDGKLVIPQEDKPNSNQTRTDIVEGVAFDNTASKDASKAETLSTAKSNTIKPNMINPDVSNTVAEIPDVQCSNSKRPDTVTTEPEVPHESLIPSATGGIKIIVTITDTDETNTDSVSGETEAQDMVERDMLKIRDVTHDSPQHHGTKHMASAGEAKNANKDPEEANSGILNVQYDSEDISTNLDNMSQDESNAPFNPDINKQVLNHSDLSHLSANSPETNI; this is encoded by the exons CCAGTGAGTGTGAAGGTGGGCAGGATGTGTTTGCTACTGTCAGAGAGAACAGTCCTGTGGGAGAATTCGTTGCCAATCTCACCATCACTGGAGACCCTTCAGCCAGTCAACACAACCTGACTCTCACTGGTGAAAATGCTGACTGGTTTTGGCTGGAAGGGAAGACCATCAGACTAAATTCCTCCTTTACACGAGTTCTGGATCGAGAG GTGCATGGCCCTATTCTAATAGCGACTCTGAGCTGTTATGAGGACGGTGCCATCCAG AGTGAGCACAGAATTACAGTGGAGATTCTCAACATAAATGACAACAAACCAGAGTTTCTACAAGACACCATCCAGCCTATAGAAATCAGTGAG TTGACTACAGTGAACTCCATAGCATTCACTGTTCGGGCAACAGATGCAGATGGAGACACACTCATATATGGCATCAATGAGACATCG CCTGATGCTAGTTATTTCAGAGTGGATCTGCCCAACAGTGGTCGAATAGTTCTGAACAGATCTCTGGACTATGAGACTAAAACTCAGCTTCAGCTGCATCTATATGCTGTG GAGATGAACACAAAAGAGCATTACAACACAACAGCCACAATAACCATCAATGTGACTGATGGAGATGACCAGTACCCACAGTTCCAGCCATGCAAACTCCTGTCCCTCAGTCAAAGCATTTGTGTCAACCCTCTATACACAGTCAACATTACTGAGCAAGACGAG GACGTTGTCTTGGATTTCTTGCCTGGCCCAATTCTAGCAGTGGATGGTGATGAGGGCTTGAGAACACCCCTCACTTATACAATCCTGTCAG gagctgATAATGGGCGGTTTGTGATTGACAGCGAGACAGGGGAAGTGAGGCTTACTAAGCGGGTTGAGAACAGATTGCTGACACCTACACTTAGACTGCACATTATG GCTGCCCAGAGAGATGAtcctatgaagtattcagttgCTACAGCACTAGTGCGGGTTGTGGCAGAGAATCGATTCCCTCCTCAGTTCAGCCGTTCCACATACCATGGCTTTGTCAGTGAGAGCACCAGCCCTGCCACTCTGGTCAACACCTATGGAAATGAACTGCTCATACTGGAGGCCACTGACCGAGACTTTACAGAC GGCTTCAACCCAAAGCTGCAGTATTCTCTGACCTCGGACTCTAACAGCTCTCAATCCTACTACATTACCCAGGAGGGACTTCTGATCGCCAAAGCCAGTCAGCTGCAGCCAAACCACAAACACTCTCTGGAG GTTCTGGCTACAGACCAGGAGTCTGGAGATGTTGTTAAAGCTGTGGTTGACATTGAGGTTCTACAGAAAGGAGTGCCAG TTCCGCAGGGCCCACTGGAAGAGGGGCACCCCTATGGCAGTGGGACAGTGGGCAGAACAGGGGGCGTGGTGGGGGTCTGTCTGATCCTGCTAGCTATTGCCTTGTTTGTTCTGGTGTACTTTTTGAAAAAGAAGAGGCAGAGACAGCACCCTGCCAACCGTGCCAACGTAGCTGAGGGCAAGCACCCAAATGTG AGTCTAAGATGGTTTCAGCTG GTGAATCACGGAAGAGCACAGCCCCAGGCTGAGGAAGTCTACTATCACAATGAGGCATTCAGTGGGTATGATGCCTCCACCTCCACTTTGCATGGCACACAGGGCTTTTACAGCAAAGCTGAGGAGGAGTCTGGTAAAGAGCCCCAACCCAAAGTCAGCTTACCGTCAGATGTTTTAACTTTAACCACACCGACAACAGAAGACACATTTCCAGCTGTAAAGACCAATGGAAAGCAGATGGACAAACCCATCAGCAAGTCAGTGTCATTTCAGGATTTTGTTATGGTGAGGGAGTGTGAATCCCAAGTGGACgaggacagagaaagaagtGACAGTGCAGGTTTGGAGGACATTAATATTGATCTCATAGGAATAAGTGTTGATCTAGATGGAGTTACTGTAGACACAGAGGAATCTAGTGCTAAGCCAGAGAGCATCAATGTTGGACCAGAGAAAATTAACAGTGTATCGGTTTTTGAGACTCCAGACATGGAcctgaacagaaacagaaaagatcTTGGTATAGAAAATGCAAATTCTGAGAAACCTGGAATTTCTGATCCAAATGCAGAACAAGAAGCACCAGAGGAAACAAGACAAACTCTCAGATATCCAGACCTGCCAGAGCCATTAGATGGAAAACTTGTCATTCCACAAGAAGACAAGCCTAACTCAAACCAAACAAGAACAGACATAGTTGAGGGTGTAGCATTTGACAACACAGCAAGTAAAGATGCATCTAAAGCAGAAACCCTCAGCACAGCAAAGTCAAATACCATCAAGCCCAATATGATAAACCCAGATGTCTCAAACACAGTGGCAGAAATACCAGATGTGCAATGTTCCAACAGTAAAAGGCCAGATACTGTCACCACAGAGCCTGAGGTACCACATGAAAGTCTTATACCTTCAGCGACTGGaggaataaaaataatagttaCAATAACAGACACAGACGAGACAAACACTGACTCGGTAAGCGGAGAAACTGAAGCGCAAGACATGGTAGAAAGAGATATGCTAAAAATAAGAGATGTGACACATGACTCACCACAGCATCATGGGACAAAACATATGGCTTCAGCAGGAGAGGCAAAGAATGCAAACAAAGACCCAGAAGAAGCTAACTCAGGCATTTTAAATGTGCAATATGACAGCGAAGACATTTCAACAAACCTAGACAATATGAGCCAAGACGAGAGCAATGCTCCGTTCAACCCAGACATAAACAAGCAAGTATTGAACCATTCAGATCTCAGCCATCTATCAGCAAACAGTCCAGAAACAAACATCTAA
- the calub gene encoding calumenin-B, with translation MELWPLLLCASLCVVHIYSKPMEKKDRVHHDAPLSDKEHDDDDNFDYDHDAFLGQEEAKTFDQLTPEESKERLGIIVDKIDEDQSGYVTVEELKKWIKHAQKRWIYEDVDRQWQSHDLNGDSFVSWEEYKNATYGYILDESDPEDGFNYRQMMFRDERRFKMADKNGDLQADKEEFTAFLHPEEYDYMKNIVVLETMEDIDKNGDGFIDLEEYIGDMYSQNGDPTEPEWVRTEREQFTEFRDKNKDGRMDKEETKDWILPSDYDHAEAEAKHLLYESDADKDGQLTKQEIVNKYDLFVGSQATDFGEALVRHEEF, from the exons atgGAACTGTGGCCTTTGCTTTTGTGTGCCAGTCTTTGTGTAGTTCACATTTACAGTAAACCAATGGAGAAGAAGGACCGTGTCCATCACGATGCTCCACTCAGTGACAAGGAGCATGATGATGACGATAATTTTGACTATGACCATGATGCCTTCCTTGGCCAGGAGGAGGCAAAGACTTTTGACCAGTTAACTCCAGAGGAGAGCAAGGAGAGACTAGG TATAATTGTCGATAAGATAGACGAGGATCAGAGTGGCTATGTTACTGTTGAGGAGTTGAAGAAATGGATCAAACATGCTCAGAAGCGCTGGATCTATGAAGATGTAGACCGGCAGTGGCAGTCTCACGACCTCAATGGAGATTCATTTGTTTCCTGGGAAGAGTACAAGAACGCTACATATGGCTACATTCTCG ATGAGTCAGATCCCGAGGATGGTTTTAATTACAGGCAGATGATGTTCAGAGATGAGCGGCGCTTTAAAATGGCTGATAAAAATGGTGACCTGCAAGCAGATAAAGAGGAGTTCACAGCCTTCCTACACCCTGAAGAGTATGACTACATGAAGAATATTGTTGTGCTG GAGACAATGGAGGACattgataaaaatggagatggtttcattgacttagaAGAGTACATTG GTGATATGTACAGTCAGAATGGTGACCCAACAGAACCAGAGTGGGTGcggactgagagagagcagTTCACAGAGTTCAGAGACAAAAATAAAGATGGTCGTATGGATAAGGAGGAGACTAAGGACTGGATTCTACCCTCAGATTACGACCACGCAGAAGCAGAGGCCAAACACTTGCTTTACGAATCTGATGCAGATAAG GACGGACAGCTCACTAAACAGGAGATTGTGAATAAATATGACTTATTTGTGGGAAGCCAAGCAACAGATTTTGGAGAAGCTCTAGTAAGACATGAAGAGTTCTAA
- the LOC108438448 gene encoding uncharacterized protein LOC108438448 isoform X2, whose translation MKSNRLVTIRDFWGTVLLYYLLSPVNHLTVSASECEGGQDVFATVRENSPVGEFVANLTITGDPSASQHNLTLTGENADWFWLEGKTIRLNSSFTRVLDREVHGPILIATLSCYEDGAIQSEHRITVEILNINDNKPEFLQDTIQPIEISELTTVNSIAFTVRATDADGDTLIYGINETSPDASYFRVDLPNSGRIVLNRSLDYETKTQLQLHLYAVEMNTKEHYNTTATITINVTDGDDQYPQFQPCKLLSLSQSICVNPLYTVNITEQDEDVVLDFLPGPILAVDGDEGLRTPLTYTILSGADNGRFVIDSETGEVRLTKRVENRLLTPTLRLHIMAAQRDDPMKYSVATALVRVVAENRFPPQFSRSTYHGFVSESTSPATLVNTYGNELLILEATDRDFTDGFNPKLQYSLTSDSNSSQSYYITQEGLLIAKASQLQPNHKHSLEVLATDQESGDVVKAVVDIEVLQKGVPVPQGPLEEGHPYGSGTVGRTGGVVGVCLILLAIALFVLVYFLKKKRQRQHPANRANVAEGKHPNVVNHGRAQPQAEEVYYHNEAFSGYDASTSTLHGTQGFYSKAEEESGKEPQPKVSLPSDVLTLTTPTTEDTFPAVKTNGKQMDKPISKSVSFQDFVMVRECESQVDEDRERSDSAGLEDINIDLIGISVDLDGVTVDTEESSAKPESINVGPEKINSVSVFETPDMDLNRNRKDLGIENANSEKPGISDPNAEQEAPEETRQTLRYPDLPEPLDGKLVIPQEDKPNSNQTRTDIVEGVAFDNTASKDASKAETLSTAKSNTIKPNMINPDVSNTVAEIPDVQCSNSKRPDTVTTEPEVPHESLIPSATGGIKIIVTITDTDETNTDSVSGETEAQDMVERDMLKIRDVTHDSPQHHGTKHMASAGEAKNANKDPEEANSGILNVQYDSEDISTNLDNMSQDESNAPFNPDINKQVLNHSDLSHLSANSPETNI comes from the exons CCAGTGAGTGTGAAGGTGGGCAGGATGTGTTTGCTACTGTCAGAGAGAACAGTCCTGTGGGAGAATTCGTTGCCAATCTCACCATCACTGGAGACCCTTCAGCCAGTCAACACAACCTGACTCTCACTGGTGAAAATGCTGACTGGTTTTGGCTGGAAGGGAAGACCATCAGACTAAATTCCTCCTTTACACGAGTTCTGGATCGAGAG GTGCATGGCCCTATTCTAATAGCGACTCTGAGCTGTTATGAGGACGGTGCCATCCAG AGTGAGCACAGAATTACAGTGGAGATTCTCAACATAAATGACAACAAACCAGAGTTTCTACAAGACACCATCCAGCCTATAGAAATCAGTGAG TTGACTACAGTGAACTCCATAGCATTCACTGTTCGGGCAACAGATGCAGATGGAGACACACTCATATATGGCATCAATGAGACATCG CCTGATGCTAGTTATTTCAGAGTGGATCTGCCCAACAGTGGTCGAATAGTTCTGAACAGATCTCTGGACTATGAGACTAAAACTCAGCTTCAGCTGCATCTATATGCTGTG GAGATGAACACAAAAGAGCATTACAACACAACAGCCACAATAACCATCAATGTGACTGATGGAGATGACCAGTACCCACAGTTCCAGCCATGCAAACTCCTGTCCCTCAGTCAAAGCATTTGTGTCAACCCTCTATACACAGTCAACATTACTGAGCAAGACGAG GACGTTGTCTTGGATTTCTTGCCTGGCCCAATTCTAGCAGTGGATGGTGATGAGGGCTTGAGAACACCCCTCACTTATACAATCCTGTCAG gagctgATAATGGGCGGTTTGTGATTGACAGCGAGACAGGGGAAGTGAGGCTTACTAAGCGGGTTGAGAACAGATTGCTGACACCTACACTTAGACTGCACATTATG GCTGCCCAGAGAGATGAtcctatgaagtattcagttgCTACAGCACTAGTGCGGGTTGTGGCAGAGAATCGATTCCCTCCTCAGTTCAGCCGTTCCACATACCATGGCTTTGTCAGTGAGAGCACCAGCCCTGCCACTCTGGTCAACACCTATGGAAATGAACTGCTCATACTGGAGGCCACTGACCGAGACTTTACAGAC GGCTTCAACCCAAAGCTGCAGTATTCTCTGACCTCGGACTCTAACAGCTCTCAATCCTACTACATTACCCAGGAGGGACTTCTGATCGCCAAAGCCAGTCAGCTGCAGCCAAACCACAAACACTCTCTGGAG GTTCTGGCTACAGACCAGGAGTCTGGAGATGTTGTTAAAGCTGTGGTTGACATTGAGGTTCTACAGAAAGGAGTGCCAG TTCCGCAGGGCCCACTGGAAGAGGGGCACCCCTATGGCAGTGGGACAGTGGGCAGAACAGGGGGCGTGGTGGGGGTCTGTCTGATCCTGCTAGCTATTGCCTTGTTTGTTCTGGTGTACTTTTTGAAAAAGAAGAGGCAGAGACAGCACCCTGCCAACCGTGCCAACGTAGCTGAGGGCAAGCACCCAAATGTG GTGAATCACGGAAGAGCACAGCCCCAGGCTGAGGAAGTCTACTATCACAATGAGGCATTCAGTGGGTATGATGCCTCCACCTCCACTTTGCATGGCACACAGGGCTTTTACAGCAAAGCTGAGGAGGAGTCTGGTAAAGAGCCCCAACCCAAAGTCAGCTTACCGTCAGATGTTTTAACTTTAACCACACCGACAACAGAAGACACATTTCCAGCTGTAAAGACCAATGGAAAGCAGATGGACAAACCCATCAGCAAGTCAGTGTCATTTCAGGATTTTGTTATGGTGAGGGAGTGTGAATCCCAAGTGGACgaggacagagaaagaagtGACAGTGCAGGTTTGGAGGACATTAATATTGATCTCATAGGAATAAGTGTTGATCTAGATGGAGTTACTGTAGACACAGAGGAATCTAGTGCTAAGCCAGAGAGCATCAATGTTGGACCAGAGAAAATTAACAGTGTATCGGTTTTTGAGACTCCAGACATGGAcctgaacagaaacagaaaagatcTTGGTATAGAAAATGCAAATTCTGAGAAACCTGGAATTTCTGATCCAAATGCAGAACAAGAAGCACCAGAGGAAACAAGACAAACTCTCAGATATCCAGACCTGCCAGAGCCATTAGATGGAAAACTTGTCATTCCACAAGAAGACAAGCCTAACTCAAACCAAACAAGAACAGACATAGTTGAGGGTGTAGCATTTGACAACACAGCAAGTAAAGATGCATCTAAAGCAGAAACCCTCAGCACAGCAAAGTCAAATACCATCAAGCCCAATATGATAAACCCAGATGTCTCAAACACAGTGGCAGAAATACCAGATGTGCAATGTTCCAACAGTAAAAGGCCAGATACTGTCACCACAGAGCCTGAGGTACCACATGAAAGTCTTATACCTTCAGCGACTGGaggaataaaaataatagttaCAATAACAGACACAGACGAGACAAACACTGACTCGGTAAGCGGAGAAACTGAAGCGCAAGACATGGTAGAAAGAGATATGCTAAAAATAAGAGATGTGACACATGACTCACCACAGCATCATGGGACAAAACATATGGCTTCAGCAGGAGAGGCAAAGAATGCAAACAAAGACCCAGAAGAAGCTAACTCAGGCATTTTAAATGTGCAATATGACAGCGAAGACATTTCAACAAACCTAGACAATATGAGCCAAGACGAGAGCAATGCTCCGTTCAACCCAGACATAAACAAGCAAGTATTGAACCATTCAGATCTCAGCCATCTATCAGCAAACAGTCCAGAAACAAACATCTAA